A stretch of the Panicum virgatum strain AP13 chromosome 9N, P.virgatum_v5, whole genome shotgun sequence genome encodes the following:
- the LOC120688967 gene encoding probable glucomannan 4-beta-mannosyltransferase 2 produces the protein MPPALAAVAWALRAAVWACLAASAMLVAEAAYMGLASLAALWRRPQRSFIEFDTGINGTFVSFLQVYKLSISAACALTWPPDRIIIQVLDDSTDPIIKELVELECLGWASKKINIKYEVRNNRKGYKAGALKKGMEHIYAQQCDFVAIFDADFQPESDFLSKTIPFLVHNPKIAFVQTRWEFGKHKDIIF, from the exons ATGCCGCCGGCGCTCGCTGCCGTGGCGTGGGCGCTGCGGGCGGCGGTGTGGGCCTGCCTCGCCGCGTCGGCCATGCTCGTCGCCGAGGCCGCGTACATGGGCCTCGCCAGCCTCGCCGCGCTGTGGCGCCGGCCGCAGCGGAG TTTTATAGAATTTGACACTGGAATCAATGGAACATTTGTCTCTTTTTTGCAGGTGTACAAGCTATCCATTAGTGCGGCATGTGCCCTGACGTGGCCACCAGACCGTATTATAATACAAGTATTGGATGATTCCACTGATCCGATAATTAAG GAACTAGTGGAGCTTGAATGCCTTGGTTGGGCTAGCAAAAAAATTAACATCAAGTATGAGGTTAGAAATAACAGAAAGGGATACAAAGCAGGTGCACTGAAGAAGGGCATGGAACATATATATGCCCAACAGTGCGACTTTGTTGCTATCTTTGATGCAGATTTCCAACCTGAATCTGACTTCCTTTCGAAAACTATACCGTTTCTTGTGCATAACCCAAAGATTGCATTTGTACAAACACGTTGGGAGTTTGGTAAGCATAAAGATATCATTTTCTAG
- the LOC120688223 gene encoding probable glucomannan 4-beta-mannosyltransferase 2 yields MFLTWPLPGDFAVNYDVCLMTRIQKMSLDYHFKVEQESGSFVHSFFGFNGTAGVWRVSAINQSGGWKDRTTVEDMDLAVRASLKGWEFLYVGDIRVKSELPSTFQAYRHQQHRWTCGAANLFRKMAWEIITNKEVSIWKKHHLLYSFFFVRRVIAPLVTFLFYCVVIPLSAMVPGVSIPVWGLFYIPTAITCMSAIRNPGSLHLMPFWILFENVMSMHRMRAALNGLLETAHANDWVVTEKVGDLAMDDLDVPLLEPVKPTECVERIYIPEILVALYLLICASYDLVLGSHKYYLYIYLQAFAFIVMGFGFVGTRTPCS; encoded by the exons ATGTTCCTGACCTGGCCTTTGCCGGGCGATTTTGCAGTGAACTATGATGTTTGCCTGATGACAAGGATACAGAAGATGTCTCTAGACTATCATTTCAAAGTTGAGCAGGAATCAGGATCATTTGTGCACTCGTTCTTTGGCTTCAATG GTACAGCTGGTGTATGGCGTGTATCTGCTATTAATCAATCTGGGGGATGGAAAGATCGCACCACTGTAGAAGACATGGACTTGGCTGTACGGGCAAGCCTCAAGGGATGGGAGTTCCTGTATGTTGGTGATATTAGG GTTAAGAGTGAACTTCCAAGTACCTTCCAAGCCTACCGACATCAACAGCATAGGTGGACTTGTGGTGCTGCCAATCTCTTCAGGAAAATGGCATGGGAAATCATTACAAACAAG GAGGTGTCAATATGGAAGAAACATCATCTGTTATACAGCTTTTTCTTTGTGCGAAGGGTTATCGCTCCCCTGGTGACATTCTTGTTTTATTGTGTTGTGATCCCTTTGTCTGCAATGGTTCCTGGTGTCAGCATTCCTGTATGGGGGCTGTTCTATATTCCCACTGCCATTACATGTATGAGTGCCATAAGAAATCCTGG GTCTCTCCATCTGATGCCTTTCTGGATTCTGTTCGAGAATGTCATGTCCATGCACCGCATGCGTGCTGCTCTAAATGGTTTGCTCGAGACTGCGCATGCAAATGACTGGGTAGTCACTGAGAAGGTAGGAGATCTTGCGATGGATGATCTTGATGTTCCACTCCTTGAACCAGTGAAGCCAACCGAATGTGTTGAGAG GATTTACATTCCTGAGATCTTGGTTGCACTCTACCTCCTAATATGTGCCTCATATGACTTGGTCCTTGGAAGCCATAAATACTATCTTTACATCTACCTCCAGGCCTTTGCATTCATCGTAATGGGTTTTGGTTTCGTTGGAACAAGAACTCCATGTTCATAG